The following coding sequences lie in one Mycobacterium sp. DL440 genomic window:
- a CDS encoding class I SAM-dependent methyltransferase has product MTTFKEHSTHAGDHKLSLAEILEIFASGSQPLKFTAYDGSTSGPSDATLGLDLKTPRGTTYLATAPGDLGLARAYVSGDLDMYGVHPGDPYPLLCALAEKMAFKRPPARVLANIVRSIGIEHLKPIAPPPQEALPRWRRAVEGLRHSKTRDAEAIHHHYDVSNTFYEWVLGPSMTYTCACYPDADAGLKEAQDNKYRLVFEKLRLQPGDRLLDVGCGWGGMVRYAARHGVNALGVTLSTEQARWAQEAIAKEGLEDLAEVRHGDYRDIAETGFDAVSSIGLTEHIGVHNYPSYFGFLKSKMRPGALLLNHCITRHDNRSNAVAGGFIDRYVFPDGELTGSGRIITEVQDVGLEVMHEENLRKHYAMTLRDWCANLVEHWDEAVAEVGLPTAKVWGLYMAGSRLGFETDVVQLHQVLAVKLDERGNDGGLPLRPWWTP; this is encoded by the coding sequence ATGACCACCTTCAAAGAACACTCGACGCACGCAGGCGATCACAAGCTCAGCCTGGCCGAGATCCTGGAGATCTTCGCATCGGGCTCGCAGCCGCTGAAGTTCACCGCGTACGACGGAAGCACCTCCGGCCCCAGCGATGCCACCCTCGGACTGGACCTCAAGACCCCGCGCGGCACCACGTATCTGGCCACCGCTCCGGGGGATCTGGGTCTGGCCCGCGCATATGTGTCCGGCGACCTGGACATGTACGGGGTGCATCCGGGTGACCCGTACCCGCTGCTGTGTGCACTGGCCGAGAAAATGGCGTTCAAGCGCCCGCCCGCCCGCGTGCTGGCCAACATCGTCCGCTCCATCGGCATCGAACACCTCAAGCCCATCGCACCGCCGCCCCAGGAAGCGCTGCCGCGGTGGCGCCGTGCGGTAGAGGGATTGCGGCACAGCAAGACCCGTGATGCCGAGGCGATCCACCATCACTACGACGTGTCCAACACCTTCTACGAATGGGTGCTCGGGCCGTCGATGACCTACACCTGCGCGTGCTACCCGGATGCCGACGCCGGCCTGAAGGAGGCGCAGGACAACAAGTACCGGCTGGTGTTCGAGAAGCTGCGGCTACAGCCCGGCGACCGGCTGCTCGATGTCGGCTGCGGCTGGGGCGGCATGGTGCGTTACGCCGCGCGGCACGGGGTCAATGCGCTCGGGGTGACGCTGTCCACGGAGCAGGCCCGCTGGGCGCAGGAGGCCATCGCCAAAGAGGGTCTCGAGGACCTGGCCGAGGTACGCCACGGCGACTATCGCGACATCGCCGAGACCGGGTTCGACGCGGTGTCCTCGATCGGCCTGACCGAGCACATCGGTGTGCACAACTACCCGTCGTACTTCGGTTTCCTGAAGTCGAAGATGCGGCCCGGCGCGCTGCTGCTGAACCACTGCATCACCCGCCACGACAACCGATCGAACGCGGTAGCCGGAGGGTTCATCGACCGCTATGTGTTCCCGGACGGGGAGCTGACCGGCTCAGGGCGGATCATCACCGAGGTGCAGGATGTCGGCCTTGAGGTCATGCACGAGGAGAACCTGCGCAAGCACTACGCGATGACGCTGCGCGACTGGTGCGCCAACCTCGTCGAGCACTGGGATGAGGCCGTCGCCGAGGTCGGACTGCCCACCGCCAAGGTGTGGGGCCTGTACATGGCCGGTTCGCGGCTCGGCTTCGAGACGGATGTGGTTCAGCTGCACCAGGTTCTGGCCGTCAAGCTCGACGAGCGCGGGAACGACGGCGGTCTGCCGCTGCGGCCGTGGTGGACGCCTTAG
- a CDS encoding DNA polymerase III subunits gamma/tau, which produces MALYRKYRPASFAEVVGQEHVTEPLSTALTANRINHAYLFSGPRGCGKTSSARILARSLNCEQGPTPTPCGVCDSCVALAPNGPGNVDVVELDAASHGGVDDTRELRDRAFYAPAQSRYRIFIIDEAHMVTTAGFNALLKIVEEPPEHLIFVFATTEPEKVLPTIRSRTHHYPFRLLAPRTMRPLLERICAEENVNVDDAVYPLVIRSGGGSPRDTLSVLDQLLAGSEQGANGNHITYQRALALLGATDMALIDDAVEALAAGDAAALFGAVEAVIDAGHDPRRFATDLLERFRDLIVLQAVPDAATRGVVDAPADVLERMREQAAHAGAATLARYAEVVHAGLGEMRGATAPRLLLEVVCARLLLPSAHDTESALLQRIERIETRLDMSIPAGEAVSSSAARSVEPAKTFTRRSQAAPDAVPAEAPTPTTAPPPSAPEPEAAPQPVAAPEPVIAPEPVAAPEPVSAAPPPPPGPEPEPAPEPEPEPPLPPEPGFEPEPAREPEPEPRPAQTSVAPGGEPNAAAVRSMWTTVREKVRERSRTTEVMLSGAIVRAVEDKTLVLSHDSPPLAKRLTESRNADVIRDALKDALGVDWQIRCEVGTAEAAPPPPPKAAKPPPRVPTRPGRVIPEPDPVPDPEPPSSPEDEEEAMLAEASQSEAGPRRDPEEIALELLQNELGARKIES; this is translated from the coding sequence GTGGCTCTCTACCGCAAATACCGGCCGGCAAGCTTCGCGGAAGTCGTTGGCCAGGAACATGTCACCGAGCCGCTATCGACCGCGCTGACCGCCAACCGGATCAACCACGCCTATCTGTTCTCCGGACCGCGCGGCTGCGGCAAGACGTCGTCGGCCCGCATCCTGGCCCGCTCGCTCAACTGTGAACAGGGGCCCACGCCGACGCCGTGTGGGGTGTGCGATTCGTGCGTCGCGCTGGCGCCCAACGGCCCGGGCAACGTCGACGTCGTGGAACTCGACGCGGCCAGCCACGGCGGTGTGGACGACACCCGTGAATTGCGTGACCGCGCGTTCTACGCGCCGGCGCAGTCGCGGTACCGCATCTTCATCATCGACGAGGCGCACATGGTCACCACGGCCGGATTCAATGCGCTGCTCAAGATTGTCGAAGAGCCACCCGAGCACCTGATCTTCGTGTTCGCCACGACCGAACCGGAAAAGGTGCTGCCGACCATCCGGTCGCGCACCCATCACTACCCGTTCCGGCTGCTGGCTCCGCGCACCATGCGCCCGCTGCTGGAGCGCATCTGTGCCGAGGAGAACGTCAACGTCGACGACGCGGTGTACCCGCTGGTCATCCGGTCCGGCGGCGGTTCACCCCGCGACACCCTGTCGGTGCTCGATCAGCTGCTGGCGGGCTCCGAGCAGGGCGCCAACGGCAACCACATCACCTACCAGCGGGCACTGGCCCTGCTCGGCGCCACCGACATGGCGCTCATCGACGACGCGGTCGAGGCGCTGGCCGCCGGGGACGCGGCCGCGCTGTTCGGTGCCGTAGAGGCCGTCATCGATGCCGGTCATGATCCGCGGCGGTTCGCTACCGACCTGCTCGAGCGTTTCCGCGATCTGATCGTGCTGCAGGCCGTGCCCGATGCCGCCACCCGCGGTGTGGTGGACGCCCCGGCCGACGTGCTGGAGCGGATGCGGGAACAGGCCGCCCATGCCGGTGCGGCGACATTGGCTCGTTATGCCGAGGTGGTGCACGCCGGCCTTGGTGAGATGCGCGGCGCCACCGCGCCGCGGCTACTGCTGGAAGTGGTGTGTGCCCGGCTGTTGCTGCCGTCGGCGCATGACACCGAATCGGCGCTGCTGCAGCGCATCGAACGCATCGAGACCCGACTGGACATGTCGATCCCGGCCGGCGAGGCGGTGTCGTCATCAGCGGCTCGGTCTGTCGAGCCGGCCAAGACCTTCACCCGCCGCAGCCAAGCTGCCCCGGATGCCGTCCCCGCTGAGGCGCCTACGCCTACGACTGCGCCGCCTCCGTCTGCTCCTGAACCAGAGGCGGCGCCGCAACCGGTGGCCGCCCCAGAACCGGTGATCGCCCCAGAACCGGTGGCCGCACCCGAACCTGTTTCGGCAGCTCCCCCGCCGCCCCCTGGTCCGGAACCCGAGCCTGCTCCGGAACCCGAGCCCGAGCCACCACTGCCGCCGGAGCCGGGCTTCGAGCCCGAGCCCGCCCGGGAACCTGAGCCTGAGCCCCGGCCGGCGCAAACATCGGTGGCTCCCGGTGGCGAGCCCAACGCAGCTGCGGTGCGCTCGATGTGGACCACGGTGCGGGAGAAGGTGCGTGAGCGCAGCCGTACCACCGAAGTCATGCTGTCGGGTGCCATCGTGCGGGCAGTTGAGGACAAAACCCTTGTGCTGTCCCATGACTCACCGCCGCTGGCCAAGCGGCTCACCGAGTCGCGCAATGCCGACGTGATCCGCGATGCGTTGAAGGATGCGCTCGGGGTGGACTGGCAGATCCGGTGTGAGGTCGGCACTGCGGAGGCGGCCCCGCCGCCGCCGCCAAAAGCTGCGAAGCCTCCGCCGCGGGTGCCGACCCGGCCGGGTCGAGTCATCCCCGAACCCGACCCGGTGCCGGATCCGGAACCGCCCTCGTCCCCTGAGGACGAGGAGGAAGCGATGCTCGCCGAGGCTTCACAGAGTGAGGCCGGTCCGCGTCGTGACCCCGAAGAGATCGCGCTCGAACTGCTGCAGAACGAACTGGGCGCGCGGAAGATCGAGAGCTAA
- a CDS encoding aminotransferase class I/II-fold pyridoxal phosphate-dependent enzyme — protein sequence MSFQSLGRDDLLAQHEVQQRNYAELQAKNLSLDLTRGKPAPEQLDLSNALLSLPGPEKDSFRDRTGTDTRNYGGLHGLPELREIFGELLGIPVQNLIAGNNASLEMMHDVIVFSLLHGGVDSGRPWVEDLAGTGVKFLCPAPGYDRHFAITESFGIEMIAVPMREDGPDVDLIEELVAADPAIKGMWCVPVYGNPTGITYSWEAVRRLVQMRTAANDFRLMWDNAYAVHTLTGEFVRQVDVLGLAEAAGNPNRPLVFASTSKITFAGAGVSFLGGSLGNIAWYLQHAGKKSIGPDKINQLRHRIFFGDADGVKLQMQRHRELIAPKFALVAEILEDRLGESKIASWTDPKGGYFVSLDVWPGTAKRTVALAKDAGIAVTEAGASFPYRKDPEDTNIRIAPTFPSLSDVREAIDGLATCALLAATESLLR from the coding sequence GTGTCGTTCCAGTCTCTTGGCCGCGACGATCTGCTCGCGCAGCATGAAGTCCAGCAGCGTAACTACGCAGAGCTGCAGGCGAAGAACCTGAGCTTGGACCTGACCCGCGGTAAGCCGGCCCCCGAGCAGTTGGACCTGTCCAACGCACTGCTGTCCCTTCCCGGCCCGGAAAAAGATTCCTTCCGCGACCGCACGGGCACCGATACCCGCAACTACGGCGGCCTGCACGGGCTGCCCGAGCTGCGGGAGATCTTCGGGGAGCTGCTCGGAATCCCGGTGCAGAACCTGATCGCAGGCAACAACGCGAGCCTGGAGATGATGCACGACGTCATCGTGTTCTCGCTGTTGCACGGCGGCGTGGATTCGGGAAGGCCCTGGGTCGAGGATTTGGCCGGTACCGGTGTCAAATTTCTGTGCCCCGCGCCGGGCTACGACCGCCATTTCGCGATCACCGAGTCCTTCGGGATCGAGATGATCGCGGTGCCGATGCGCGAGGACGGTCCCGACGTCGACCTGATCGAGGAGTTGGTCGCGGCCGACCCGGCGATCAAGGGCATGTGGTGTGTCCCGGTGTACGGCAACCCGACCGGGATCACCTATTCGTGGGAGGCCGTCCGGCGGCTCGTCCAGATGCGGACGGCGGCAAACGATTTCCGGCTGATGTGGGACAACGCCTACGCGGTCCACACTCTCACCGGCGAGTTCGTCCGTCAGGTCGACGTGCTGGGGTTGGCCGAGGCGGCGGGCAACCCGAACCGTCCGCTCGTGTTCGCCTCGACCTCCAAGATCACCTTCGCCGGGGCGGGGGTGAGCTTCCTCGGCGGCTCGCTGGGCAACATCGCCTGGTACCTGCAGCACGCGGGTAAGAAGTCGATCGGGCCGGACAAGATCAACCAGTTGCGTCACCGGATCTTCTTCGGCGACGCCGACGGCGTGAAGTTACAGATGCAGCGCCACCGCGAGCTGATCGCACCCAAGTTCGCCCTGGTCGCCGAGATCCTGGAGGACCGGTTGGGTGAGTCGAAGATCGCGTCGTGGACGGACCCCAAGGGTGGCTATTTCGTCAGCCTCGACGTGTGGCCCGGCACTGCCAAGCGCACCGTGGCATTGGCCAAGGACGCCGGGATCGCGGTGACCGAGGCGGGTGCGTCGTTCCCGTATCGCAAGGATCCCGAGGACACGAACATCCGCATCGCCCCGACGTTCCCGTCGCTGTCCGATGTCCGTGAGGCGATCGACGGCCTGGCCACCTGCGCGCTGCTCGCAGCGACCGAGTCACTTTTGCGTTGA
- a CDS encoding S1C family serine protease, with protein sequence MSKVSSHPFRTIVAVAVAAATAVIAPIAPAGAAPGDPETVAAQVEPSVARIDTVVDYQQAYGIGTGIVLSPNGEVLTNYHVVQGANSIGATVGGQRFPADLVGYDRQNDIAVLQLHGASGLPPAPIGDSAALAPGHPVVALGNAGGTTSPLTHEVGTVSAFNRTVNAEDELTGTSDEINGLFEFAAPVRAGDSGGPVVNDDGQVVGMTTAASVNFRMGPGGKGFAIPINDAMAIAGQIRSRTPSGSVHIGPPTLLGVGVRTAQRQSGGVIVQDVIAGGPADAAGLIPGDVLTNIDTTPLDSARTLTLVLDRHYPGDVIGLTWLDQGGQQHTGKATLAAGP encoded by the coding sequence ATGAGCAAAGTGAGCTCACATCCGTTCAGAACGATCGTCGCGGTGGCAGTGGCCGCCGCGACGGCCGTTATCGCCCCGATTGCACCTGCCGGCGCCGCACCCGGCGATCCGGAGACCGTGGCCGCCCAAGTCGAACCATCGGTGGCCCGCATCGACACCGTTGTGGATTACCAGCAGGCCTACGGCATCGGCACCGGCATCGTGCTGTCGCCGAACGGTGAGGTGCTGACCAACTATCACGTCGTCCAGGGGGCCAACTCGATCGGCGCCACGGTCGGCGGCCAGCGATTCCCCGCCGACCTGGTCGGCTACGACCGGCAGAACGACATCGCGGTGCTGCAACTGCACGGTGCGAGCGGCCTCCCGCCGGCACCGATCGGCGATTCGGCCGCGCTGGCACCGGGCCACCCCGTCGTCGCACTCGGCAATGCCGGAGGCACCACCTCGCCTCTGACCCACGAGGTGGGCACCGTCAGCGCGTTCAACCGCACCGTCAACGCCGAAGATGAGCTGACCGGCACCAGCGACGAGATCAACGGCCTGTTCGAATTCGCCGCACCGGTGCGTGCCGGTGACTCCGGCGGTCCCGTGGTCAACGACGACGGGCAGGTCGTGGGTATGACGACCGCCGCGTCGGTGAACTTCCGGATGGGCCCCGGCGGCAAGGGGTTCGCGATCCCGATCAACGACGCGATGGCCATCGCCGGGCAGATCCGCTCCCGGACCCCGTCGGGCTCGGTGCACATCGGGCCGCCGACCCTGCTGGGCGTCGGCGTCCGTACCGCGCAGCGCCAGAGCGGCGGGGTGATCGTCCAGGACGTCATCGCCGGCGGCCCCGCCGACGCGGCCGGCCTGATCCCGGGCGACGTGCTCACCAACATCGACACCACCCCGCTGGATTCGGCGCGCACCCTGACGCTGGTCCTCGATCGGCACTACCCCGGCGACGTGATCGGCCTGACCTGGCTGGACCAGGGCGGCCAGCAGCACACCGGCAAGGCCACGCTGGCCGCCGGGCCGTAA
- a CDS encoding CdaR family transcriptional regulator, translated as MVTLDRLINVLGGYGVRLHTPASGPCPAPRSTELRSVVMHEPGQVIGDVLLAVGAGSVSEAVQWAKAARAVVVLVRGPHNLADDDELTDGDRIAVMTVEPEVSWSELAAVVYGVVLEGRETESGRGPTDLFALADSLADAVGGAVTIEDRRSAVLAYSRLQQHADPARAETILSRAAPERLRTLFEARGVFRHLAESDEPMFVDGDDELGLTGRMAVAARAGREVLGSIWVACAAPLPDARRAALADGARMVALHLLRSRASADLERQVESELVIRLLEGAADATTAASRLGLPQTPLRVIALRARTGDERHAALLLAFERATAGFGWSRPGRSALAGNTVYTVLPGAEAEGASRWVAGLRAALPEPVTVLAGISGPATAAELALARSEADECLALHEVLHEVRHEDARGLGDRVPVYDEAWDEILLQRLRIAARAGRAPQRGPVAELRAHDQANGTQYAATLRAWLEAQGDLAGAGRTLGVHENTVRYRLRKMVELTQLDLADAHKRLAMMIELAATEELS; from the coding sequence GTGGTCACACTGGACCGCCTGATCAACGTCCTGGGCGGCTACGGAGTGCGCTTGCACACCCCGGCAAGCGGACCCTGCCCGGCGCCACGCTCGACCGAGCTGCGCAGCGTGGTGATGCACGAACCCGGGCAGGTCATCGGTGATGTCCTGTTGGCGGTCGGCGCCGGGTCGGTGTCCGAGGCGGTGCAGTGGGCGAAGGCAGCGCGCGCCGTGGTGGTCCTGGTCCGCGGCCCGCACAACCTCGCCGATGACGATGAACTGACGGACGGCGACCGCATCGCGGTGATGACGGTCGAACCCGAAGTCTCCTGGAGCGAGCTGGCAGCCGTGGTCTACGGTGTCGTGCTGGAGGGCCGGGAGACCGAATCCGGGCGCGGCCCAACCGATTTGTTCGCACTGGCCGACAGCCTCGCCGATGCCGTGGGTGGTGCGGTCACCATCGAGGACCGGCGTAGCGCGGTGCTGGCGTACTCGCGGCTGCAGCAGCACGCCGATCCGGCCCGCGCCGAGACGATCCTGAGCCGTGCGGCACCCGAACGGCTGCGCACCCTGTTCGAGGCCCGCGGGGTGTTCCGGCATCTGGCCGAATCGGACGAGCCGATGTTCGTCGACGGCGATGACGAGCTCGGCCTGACCGGGCGGATGGCGGTGGCTGCCCGGGCCGGTCGCGAAGTGCTCGGTTCGATCTGGGTGGCATGTGCCGCTCCCCTGCCCGACGCGCGCCGGGCCGCGCTGGCCGACGGTGCCCGCATGGTTGCCCTGCATCTGCTGCGCTCCCGGGCCAGCGCCGATCTGGAACGCCAGGTGGAGTCGGAGCTCGTCATCCGTCTCCTCGAGGGCGCCGCCGATGCCACCACGGCGGCCAGCCGGCTCGGGTTGCCGCAGACGCCGCTGCGGGTGATCGCGTTGCGCGCCCGGACCGGGGACGAGCGGCACGCCGCGCTGCTGCTGGCGTTCGAGCGGGCGACCGCGGGCTTCGGCTGGTCACGTCCCGGGCGCAGCGCCCTGGCCGGCAACACCGTCTACACGGTGTTGCCCGGCGCCGAGGCCGAAGGCGCGAGCCGGTGGGTGGCGGGGCTGCGCGCCGCGTTGCCCGAGCCGGTGACCGTGCTGGCCGGCATCAGCGGCCCGGCTACCGCCGCTGAGCTGGCGTTGGCCCGCAGTGAGGCCGACGAGTGCCTGGCACTGCACGAAGTCCTGCACGAGGTCCGGCACGAGGATGCCCGAGGCCTCGGCGACAGAGTGCCGGTCTACGACGAGGCGTGGGACGAGATCCTGCTGCAGCGCCTGCGTATCGCCGCCCGCGCCGGCCGTGCGCCGCAGCGCGGCCCCGTCGCCGAGCTACGGGCTCATGATCAGGCCAACGGCACGCAGTACGCGGCCACGCTGCGGGCCTGGTTGGAGGCCCAGGGCGATCTGGCCGGGGCCGGGCGGACGCTCGGTGTGCACGAGAACACCGTGCGCTACCGGCTCCGCAAGATGGTCGAACTCACCCAGCTGGACCTGGCCGACGCGCACAAGCGACTGGCGATGATGATCGAGTTGGCGGCAACCGAAGAGTTGTCGTAA
- a CDS encoding FAD-binding oxidoreductase, whose protein sequence is MYGVERIDGAPRSAVVVGAGIVGLSTAWFLQEHGVKVTVVDRTGVAAGASWGNAGWVSPTLTIPLNDPAVLRYGLRSLFNPAAPLHIPLTSGPRLLAFLARFAMNCRHSTWTRVAKANVPLNEECLEAYDVLTSNGVSVPTTDGPITALFENSRQAEHLMTELRRMAAVGQTVTVTGLSGEMLRDHVPLASSAITAGISVEGQRFVDPGRFVQALGDAVIARGAELVIGEVTDVRAMGAGVNVDLTDRSLSAETAVIATGAWLSKLAKPWVRTPVQAGRGYSFTVPVDRPILGPIYLPDARVACTPYQGGLRVAGTMEFRSPDDPLQPPRVEAIIAAAAPLLDGVDWDAHTDMWVGPRPVSSDGRPLIGEVAEGIYVAGGHGMWGLAHGPVTGRLLAEYLTTGKQPEALREFDPLR, encoded by the coding sequence ATGTATGGGGTCGAGCGCATTGACGGTGCACCGCGGTCAGCGGTTGTCGTGGGTGCAGGCATCGTCGGCCTGTCTACCGCATGGTTTCTCCAGGAGCACGGGGTCAAGGTCACCGTGGTCGACCGCACCGGGGTCGCCGCAGGTGCGTCGTGGGGCAATGCCGGCTGGGTTTCGCCGACGCTGACCATCCCGCTCAACGATCCGGCAGTGCTGCGTTACGGCCTACGGTCGCTTTTCAACCCGGCCGCTCCACTCCACATCCCGCTGACCTCGGGCCCCCGGTTGCTGGCGTTCCTGGCCCGGTTCGCCATGAACTGCCGGCACTCGACCTGGACCAGGGTCGCCAAAGCCAACGTGCCACTCAACGAGGAGTGCCTCGAGGCCTACGACGTGCTGACTTCCAACGGGGTGTCGGTACCCACCACCGATGGGCCGATCACCGCGCTGTTCGAAAACTCCCGTCAGGCCGAACATCTGATGACCGAACTGCGCCGGATGGCCGCCGTCGGACAGACCGTGACGGTCACCGGCCTGTCCGGTGAGATGCTGCGCGACCACGTCCCGCTGGCGTCCTCGGCGATCACCGCGGGCATCAGTGTGGAAGGCCAGCGCTTCGTGGACCCGGGCCGGTTCGTCCAGGCGCTCGGCGATGCCGTCATCGCCAGGGGCGCAGAGCTGGTCATCGGCGAGGTCACCGACGTGCGGGCCATGGGTGCCGGCGTGAACGTGGACCTGACGGACCGATCATTGAGCGCCGAGACCGCTGTGATCGCCACCGGGGCCTGGCTGTCGAAGCTGGCGAAACCCTGGGTCCGTACGCCCGTGCAGGCCGGTCGCGGTTACTCGTTCACCGTGCCGGTGGACCGCCCGATTCTCGGGCCCATCTACCTGCCCGACGCCCGTGTCGCCTGCACGCCGTATCAAGGCGGGCTGCGGGTGGCCGGAACCATGGAGTTCCGCTCCCCCGACGATCCGCTGCAACCGCCGCGGGTCGAAGCGATCATCGCCGCGGCCGCGCCGCTGCTCGATGGGGTGGACTGGGATGCCCACACCGACATGTGGGTGGGCCCGCGGCCGGTCAGCTCGGACGGGCGCCCACTGATAGGCGAAGTGGCAGAAGGCATCTACGTGGCCGGCGGTCACGGGATGTGGGGGCTGGCGCACGGCCCTGTCACCGGCCGACTGCTCGCCGAATACCTGACCACCGGAAAGCAACCCGAGGCGCTACGGGAATTCGATCCCCTGCGCTGA